The segment CCAGGTCTTGGTGGAGAAGGTATCGTCATCCGAGATGGCAAGGGCATGCTTCACCAGCACGTTCTGGCTCTCATTAATGTCGATGGCATCATCCTCAAGCGTAAATAAATCCTGGTATCCCTTATAGTTGGTGATGGTCACGTTATCGGAGCGGACCACCAGGAACGCCCAGAAGCCACCGTCCCGCAGGGTTAACCCGTCGAACTTGAAGTTGCTGGTCGCCATCGGCACCACCAGGTTATTGATGAACCCTTCTCCCTGCTTATGGGTTGCAGGCGGGTTGGTCATCTTGCGTTTGCGCATTTCTATCCCTTTGCCGTCAATCGTTCCGCGCCCCCGCATGGTGATATTCACGGAATTGGTGGCGGTGCGGATGAAATAGGTTCCATCCGAGATCGAATCCTTGCGGAAGTCATTCCGGTAGTCCTCGCCCCGGCCTGTACCGACGATGACTGCACCCCCGGCCAGATAGAACGTAACATTGCTTTTGAGGGTCAGGTTGCTGCTCTTATATACGCCCGCCGGAATATAGACGATACCGCCTCCGGCCTGATTGGCAGCATCAATCGCCTGCTGGATGGCGCCCGAGGTGATCGTTGCACCCGTCTTGTCGGCGTTGTACGGTGCAGCGGTCACATTGTAGATTCCCGGGCCGGAGGACGCGGGGATGTCAGTCTCCAGCGGATCGGCGGCGATCACGAGTCTTTTGCGGCGCTTGTCCGGGTCCTTCTCATTCGGGTCTTCGTTCGCAGGTGCATTAATGTCGACGATCACATAGGTAGAGGCCGACAGGGTGAAGGTCAGCTTGTTGCCGTTGACCGTTCCCGTGATGTTCTTGGCCAGCGGGCTGATCGAATACGAGGTGATTGGCTTGTCTGCCGTCACCTCAAGGCTAATGGTTCCTTCAAAGGAGAACTGGGCATAATCATAGTCGGGTAAATACTTGACGACGGGGACCGCCTCATTGTTCACCTTCAACGAGTAAACAGAAGACGGAGTATAGATAGACGGCATCGGGTAATTCTGGATGGTTGCCGGGCCAGCGGCGGCCACCTGCGGCACCGGTTCCGTTCCCGGTTCCGGTTCAGCCGCACCGGCGGTCTGTGGCGGGATGAACCCCGTGAATGCGACGGCAAGCACCAGCAGCAATCTCAATACTTTGCGAGTAAGCATAAATACCTCCTCCAGATCGATTTGGCTCCAGGCAACCGCTTTCAATTTCCAGCAGGATACATAGAGTCATTCCTTACTATAATCCCGGGCCAAAAAGAAAGGAGGGTGGCAAACCCACTCTCCAGGGACACAATTATACTGTTCTGCACCATCTGTTAACCTTAGATGTTATGCATTAGATGAATGCTTCGAAACGCCCCTCTGCATTCACCGTCGCCGTCCGCGGATCGGTCTGGCCGATCCCCTTCAGGAACCCCTTCCACTCGGTCCTCATCAGCGGACCCTGGACATTCTGGAAGGCTGTGCTTACGTCGGTGGAAGTACTGCTGCCGGCTTTGCGTGCAAGCTGAACCTCCAGCAGCCGGATCTGCCGCTGCAGCTGCTCACGGCGGTAGGGCACGGCCTCGCTGCTCTGTCCCGCGTTCACCCGGTCCAGCTCCAGCATCAGCCGATCCCGCTGCTTCTCCAGTGAGCTGACATCGCTCTGTGTGCCGCCGTAGGCCATGATGACCTGTACCGGACTGATTCCTGATACACTCTGTCCTATCATGATCCATCCCTCCAGTCCTTGGGTCCCGCCGCATTCCGGATGATCGTACCTGTAACGTTTCCGCGCCGGGATTGCTGTGGCTACAGTTAAAGCTTCTATATCTGTCTATTACCCTGCCTCTTCCGGTATGACTACAGCTTAGCCGCCGGATGACTCTAAAATCTATCAAAAAATCCCAAAAAGACAATTTACATAATATGTTATATATGGTATCCTCATGGTGGATGCGCTTACATTTTATGCCGTAAAAGAAGAGCTCTGCTTCATAGAGGGACATAAGAGGACGGATGAATCAGGTTTGGCCTAATCTATTTAAACTAAGGAGGATATGTGAAATGAAGAAGATTATGACTCGTATTGCCGCTTTGGCTCTGACGGCAGCACTGATGCTGCCCGCTATGTCCTATGCCTCGCCGGTAGCCGAAGAGCAGGAGTTGAGCCTCTCTGCGGATGCCGCTGCGGCTATAACCAGTACCATCACTCCCGCTCCGCAAGGCTATGACGGATACCGCAATAATATTCCCCACGGCAACGTACAGCAGATTTCTTATTATTCGACTACCGTAGGTAAGTCAAGAAACGCAATGGTATACACCCCTCCGGGCTATACCCCTTCCAAGACCTACAATGTTCTCTACCTGCTGCACGGCATCGGCGGGGATCAGAACGAATGGCTGAACGGGATGAATCCGCGCAATATCCTGGACAACCTGTACTCCGAGAACAAGCTTGCGCCGATGATCGTGGTGTTCCCGAACGGCCGCGCGATGGCGGATGACCGCCCGATCGGCGATATTTATGCACCGGACAAGGTAGCCGCCTTCGAGCGGTTTGAATTCGACCTGATCAATGATCTCATTCCTTATGTCGATTCCCACTTCCCGGTATACAAAAACAAGCAAAACCGCGCCCTGGCCGGCTTATCCATGGGCGGCGGCCAGACGCTGAACTTCGGGCTCAAGCATCTGGACAAGTTCTCCTGGATCGGCGCGTTCTCCTCTGCTCCGAATACGAAGCCGGCCTCACAGCTGATCACGAATCCGGCGCAGACGGCCAGCCAGCTGAAGCTGCTCTGGCTCTCCTGCGGTGCTTCGGACGGCCTGCTTTACATCAGCCAGAACTTCCATAACAGCCTAACCAGCATGAATGTTCCGCATCTGTGGTATCTGGATGTCGGCGGACATGAAGGCAAGGTCTGGAGCAGCGGACTGTACCAGTTCTCGCAGCGGATCTTCAAGTAATTTAGGTCATAGGCTGCCCTCTCCCGATCCGTTATGGTTGGGGGAGGGCAGTTTTTCTTGATAAGGCCCGGCCAACTTTAAGGAGGGCAATATGGTGAATGCGATAACGGATTACTATGATTCCTATGATGAGGAGGGAAGACTGTCC is part of the Paenibacillus sp. FSL M7-0420 genome and harbors:
- a CDS encoding alpha/beta hydrolase, with protein sequence MKKIMTRIAALALTAALMLPAMSYASPVAEEQELSLSADAAAAITSTITPAPQGYDGYRNNIPHGNVQQISYYSTTVGKSRNAMVYTPPGYTPSKTYNVLYLLHGIGGDQNEWLNGMNPRNILDNLYSENKLAPMIVVFPNGRAMADDRPIGDIYAPDKVAAFERFEFDLINDLIPYVDSHFPVYKNKQNRALAGLSMGGGQTLNFGLKHLDKFSWIGAFSSAPNTKPASQLITNPAQTASQLKLLWLSCGASDGLLYISQNFHNSLTSMNVPHLWYLDVGGHEGKVWSSGLYQFSQRIFK